The proteins below come from a single Pyramidobacter porci genomic window:
- a CDS encoding DUF6485 family protein, with the protein MIDGNEKTQNRVLFCTCTDVKCPNHPNNHNRGGEPCIAKNLALSEIPTCFFKKIAPEYRGPGYFMKDFAALVMRKNETGNERQEPKNGWK; encoded by the coding sequence ATGATTGACGGGAACGAGAAAACGCAAAATCGGGTTCTGTTCTGCACGTGTACGGACGTGAAATGTCCGAACCATCCTAACAACCACAATAGAGGGGGCGAGCCGTGTATCGCCAAGAATCTTGCGCTGAGCGAGATCCCGACCTGCTTCTTTAAGAAAATTGCCCCGGAATACAGGGGACCGGGGTACTTTATGAAGGATTTTGCTGCGTTGGTCATGCGTAAGAACGAGACCGGAAATGAACGCCAAGAGCCTAAAAATGGTTGGAAATGA
- a CDS encoding nuclear transport factor 2 family protein, whose protein sequence is MTNDQREKTVERWFAMWLRKDDSGIDAVFEEDALYIESWGPRYEGLEKIGKWFREWNTRGRVLRWDIKRYFHSGATTVVEWDFKDEMSGGKVEEFEGMSLIEWSPGNKIAFLKEFGCNKNRYDPYRNGERPVFTEEEAKWF, encoded by the coding sequence ATGACGAACGACCAAAGGGAAAAAACAGTCGAACGCTGGTTTGCTATGTGGCTCCGAAAGGACGACTCCGGGATCGACGCGGTATTCGAGGAAGACGCCCTCTACATCGAGAGCTGGGGGCCTCGGTATGAAGGCCTCGAAAAGATTGGAAAATGGTTCCGCGAGTGGAACACGCGCGGGCGCGTCCTGCGCTGGGATATCAAGCGATATTTTCACAGCGGCGCCACAACGGTCGTCGAATGGGACTTCAAGGATGAAATGAGCGGCGGCAAGGTCGAAGAATTTGAGGGAATGTCTCTCATCGAGTGGTCGCCGGGGAACAAAATCGCTTTTTTGAAGGAGTTCGGCTGCAACAAGAACCGGTACGATCCTTATCGAAACGGAGAAAGGCCAGTTTTTACCGAGGAAGAGGCGAAGTGGTTTTGA
- the rlmD gene encoding 23S rRNA (uracil(1939)-C(5))-methyltransferase RlmD, with amino-acid sequence MEQLYIDRMNSAGQGIGRAADGRTVFVDGALPGETAVIAVRQEKKSYIQARVDRVVEASPERREPPCRWYRSCGGCQLQHAEYTLQCQIKAMLAADALRRIGGFDIDGGIPCVPSRSEWRYRNKASFPVRARGRAGDVGFFKRGSHEIVPVDRCPVVCDRANKLYAVIKNMINYGRFCCYDEKSNSGWLRHVVIRSARDGEELLLILVGAARPEGGALESLERLYDHLKERFPELRGLVVNVNPDEGNVIIGAESVLVKGEDRLTERLGNFRLDYDGTSFFQANSEQAEQLFAYAASLVEGQNLLELYCGVGALTAFLSRKAKTVRAVEVWPSAAALARENGEFNRIEGLTVLQGAAENVVVPADLEGIDCVVVDPPRAGCDKGLIETIAASRVPHVLYISCNPATLARDAALLRDAGYALDTDSLKVFDMFPQTCHMETVALLSWETACL; translated from the coding sequence ATGGAACAACTTTATATCGACAGAATGAATTCCGCCGGGCAGGGGATCGGCCGGGCCGCCGACGGACGGACCGTGTTCGTGGATGGGGCGCTGCCGGGGGAGACGGCGGTCATCGCCGTGCGGCAGGAAAAGAAAAGCTACATTCAGGCGCGCGTCGACCGCGTCGTGGAAGCAAGCCCAGAGCGCCGCGAGCCGCCCTGCCGATGGTACCGCAGCTGCGGCGGCTGCCAGCTCCAGCACGCCGAATATACGCTGCAGTGCCAGATCAAAGCGATGCTGGCCGCCGACGCGCTGCGCCGCATCGGCGGCTTCGATATCGACGGCGGGATCCCCTGCGTGCCGTCCCGCAGCGAATGGCGCTACCGCAACAAAGCGTCCTTTCCCGTGCGCGCCCGCGGCCGCGCCGGCGACGTCGGCTTTTTCAAACGCGGCTCGCACGAGATCGTTCCCGTCGACCGCTGCCCCGTTGTCTGCGACCGCGCCAACAAACTGTACGCTGTTATCAAGAACATGATCAACTACGGCCGCTTCTGCTGCTACGACGAAAAAAGCAACAGCGGCTGGCTGCGGCACGTCGTCATCCGCAGCGCCCGCGACGGCGAAGAACTCCTGCTGATCCTCGTCGGCGCCGCCCGTCCCGAAGGCGGCGCGCTCGAGTCGCTCGAACGGCTCTACGACCATCTCAAAGAGCGCTTTCCGGAACTGCGCGGGCTTGTCGTCAACGTCAATCCCGACGAGGGCAACGTCATCATCGGCGCGGAGTCCGTGCTCGTCAAAGGCGAAGACCGCCTGACGGAGCGGCTGGGAAACTTCAGACTGGATTACGACGGCACGTCGTTCTTCCAGGCGAACTCGGAGCAGGCGGAACAGCTCTTTGCGTATGCCGCCAGCCTGGTGGAAGGGCAGAACCTGCTCGAACTCTACTGCGGCGTCGGCGCGCTGACGGCGTTTCTGTCTCGGAAAGCGAAGACCGTCAGGGCGGTCGAAGTATGGCCCTCTGCCGCCGCGCTGGCGCGGGAAAACGGCGAGTTCAACCGGATCGAAGGGCTGACCGTGCTTCAAGGAGCGGCGGAAAACGTCGTCGTTCCCGCCGATCTCGAAGGCATCGACTGCGTCGTCGTCGATCCGCCCCGCGCCGGCTGCGACAAAGGCCTGATCGAGACCATCGCCGCCAGCCGCGTGCCGCACGTCCTCTACATCTCCTGCAACCCCGCCACCCTCGCCCGCGACGCCGCCCTCCTGCGCGACGCCGGCTACGCCCTCGACACGGACAGCCTCAAAGTCTTCGACATGTTCCCGCAGACATGCCACATGGAGACCGTGGCGTTGCTATCGTGGGAGACCGCTTGTCTGTAA
- a CDS encoding MurR/RpiR family transcriptional regulator, translating to MLRHMIESKAAGMTSAQKKIAEYVLDHFQQAGFQAASQLAEAIGVSEASVVRMSQYLGFSSYAEFKQEAYQEFISSLSASKRMSDIAEGGRLLQEDNANPYAQVLQRDIDAIQSAQKNVSYHDIGRLASEIDKASCVYVAAIRGSGISARHLAYHLSWILPCVRMLDVSSACETLVNAPKDSLLIVVDFPRYVNWSISVLRTAHQIGIKTACITDSHSSPYEPYSNLTLTVPYRTVAFVDSCACVISVMNCIILAVSKRNQSVVTNRLKQLEYLWQQENVYAGEGRIWLSTLSRG from the coding sequence ATGTTAAGACACATGATTGAATCAAAAGCCGCCGGCATGACATCCGCTCAGAAAAAAATAGCGGAGTATGTGTTGGATCATTTTCAGCAGGCTGGTTTTCAGGCAGCTTCCCAGCTCGCCGAGGCAATTGGCGTCAGCGAGGCGAGCGTTGTCCGAATGTCCCAGTATCTTGGTTTTTCAAGTTATGCTGAGTTCAAACAGGAGGCATACCAGGAATTTATTTCATCCCTCTCAGCGTCAAAACGGATGAGTGATATTGCGGAAGGCGGGCGGCTTCTGCAGGAAGATAACGCCAATCCGTATGCTCAAGTTTTGCAACGCGATATTGACGCGATTCAGTCGGCTCAGAAAAATGTTTCCTACCATGATATAGGCCGCCTCGCCAGCGAAATTGACAAAGCGAGCTGTGTCTACGTCGCCGCTATCAGGGGGTCCGGAATTTCAGCGAGGCATCTGGCATATCATCTTTCATGGATTCTACCATGCGTTAGAATGCTTGATGTAAGTTCTGCCTGCGAAACGCTTGTGAACGCCCCGAAAGATTCGCTGCTGATCGTTGTCGATTTCCCGCGTTATGTTAACTGGTCGATTTCTGTCCTGCGAACCGCCCATCAAATTGGGATCAAAACAGCCTGCATTACAGACAGTCACAGTAGTCCTTATGAACCTTACTCTAATCTTACTCTGACCGTCCCGTACAGGACTGTTGCGTTTGTGGATTCATGCGCGTGCGTGATCAGTGTGATGAACTGCATTATTCTCGCGGTATCGAAAAGAAATCAGTCTGTTGTCACAAATCGCTTAAAACAGCTTGAGTACCTCTGGCAGCAGGAAAATGTTTACGCTGGGGAAGGGCGCATCTGGTTGTCAACATTATCTCGCGGATAG
- a CDS encoding transposase — MHSTKKGGQWYFGMKVHAGVDAGSGYVHTIIGTSANVHDVTQPHALIREDDGVVSGDSGYLGVEKRQEIREDERLSKVDFRINRRPGSIKTLGVGRSYDRSRESRKLSTRSKVEHLFQIVKRYFGCRKTSYRGIAKNMNKFFVLFGCANLVMCLRAGRTEELSACGAYPITVSV, encoded by the coding sequence ATGCATTCGACGAAAAAAGGCGGCCAGTGGTATTTTGGCATGAAAGTCCATGCCGGCGTCGACGCCGGAAGCGGGTATGTCCATACCATCATCGGGACCTCCGCCAACGTTCATGATGTGACGCAGCCCCATGCACTGATACGGGAGGATGATGGGGTCGTCTCCGGAGATTCAGGCTATCTTGGCGTAGAGAAACGCCAAGAGATCAGAGAAGACGAGCGCCTCTCGAAAGTTGATTTTCGTATCAACCGGCGTCCCGGCAGCATCAAGACATTAGGCGTAGGCAGATCATATGATAGATCCCGGGAAAGTCGTAAATTATCGACACGCAGTAAAGTCGAACACCTCTTTCAGATCGTGAAGAGATACTTTGGCTGCCGCAAGACATCGTATCGAGGCATAGCGAAAAACATGAACAAATTCTTCGTTCTGTTTGGCTGTGCCAATCTTGTCATGTGCCTTCGAGCTGGACGAACGGAAGAGTTGTCCGCCTGTGGGGCATACCCCATAACCGTCTCCGTTTAA